The following coding sequences are from one Rutidosis leptorrhynchoides isolate AG116_Rl617_1_P2 chromosome 11, CSIRO_AGI_Rlap_v1, whole genome shotgun sequence window:
- the LOC139877474 gene encoding histone H4 — translation MSGRGKGGKGLGKGGAKRHRKVLRDNIQGITKPAIRRLARRGGVKRISGLIYEETRGVLKIFLENVIRDAVTYTEHARRKTVTAMDVVYALKRQGRTLYGFGG, via the coding sequence ATGTCGGGACGTGGAAAGGGAGGAAAAGGATTAGGAAAGGGAGGAGCAAAACGACACCGTAAAGTGTTACGAGACAACATTCAAGGTATCACAAAACCTGCAATCAGAAGGTTAGCAAGAAGAGGTGGTGTGAAACGTATTAGCGGTTTGATTTACGAAGAGACACGTGGCGTGCTCAAGATCTTTCTAGAAAATGTAATCAGGGATGCTGTTACCTACACCGAACACGCTAGAAGGAAGACGGTTACAGCCATGGATGTTGTTTATGCTTTGAAGAGACAAGGCCGTACTCTTTATGGTTTCGGTGGTTAG